One part of the Streptomyces ferrugineus genome encodes these proteins:
- a CDS encoding sialidase family protein, protein MTETSVPFRAGREGYASFRIPAVVATAAGTLLAFCEGRVDSAADHGHIDIVLKRSTDGGRTWGPLEVAADNNWHLAGNPAPVVLDTGRILLVYLRNHADATEDGILRGEVSDADGRRIWVRYSDDDGVTWSTSKEITAQVKRPGWRWYATTPGHAIQLGTGRVVVPANHTIPPTGADIGTEARYNSGHCLLSDDRGETWRIGYVDENTDGYINVNETTAAELPDGRVYFNTRNDSMSPGNRADAYSEDGGETLVKPFRPQAGLIAPVCEASVLHLRDPDVLLYSGPADPAARALMAIRASTDGGVTWRSAHTADGLPAAYSDLVRIDADTVGLLYETGDFGPYETLTFRRVPVTELT, encoded by the coding sequence ATGACAGAGACCAGCGTCCCGTTCCGCGCCGGCCGCGAGGGCTACGCGAGCTTCCGCATCCCGGCCGTCGTCGCCACCGCCGCCGGCACCCTCCTCGCCTTCTGCGAGGGCCGGGTCGACTCCGCCGCCGACCACGGGCACATCGACATCGTGCTGAAGCGCTCGACGGACGGCGGCCGCACCTGGGGACCCCTCGAGGTGGCCGCCGACAACAACTGGCACCTCGCCGGCAACCCCGCCCCCGTCGTCCTCGACACCGGCCGCATCCTGCTCGTCTACCTCCGCAACCACGCCGACGCCACCGAGGACGGCATCCTGCGCGGCGAGGTCTCCGACGCCGACGGCCGCCGGATCTGGGTGCGGTACAGCGACGACGACGGTGTCACCTGGTCCACCTCGAAGGAGATCACCGCGCAGGTGAAGCGGCCGGGATGGCGGTGGTACGCCACCACCCCCGGCCACGCCATCCAGCTCGGCACCGGCCGGGTCGTCGTCCCCGCCAACCACACCATCCCGCCCACCGGCGCCGACATCGGCACCGAGGCCCGGTACAACAGCGGCCACTGCCTGCTCAGCGACGACCGGGGCGAGACCTGGCGCATCGGCTACGTCGACGAGAACACCGACGGCTACATCAACGTCAACGAGACCACCGCCGCCGAACTCCCCGACGGCCGCGTCTACTTCAACACCCGCAACGACTCCATGTCCCCCGGCAACCGCGCCGACGCGTACTCCGAGGACGGCGGCGAGACCCTGGTGAAGCCCTTCCGCCCGCAGGCGGGCCTCATCGCCCCCGTCTGCGAGGCCAGTGTCCTGCACCTCCGTGACCCCGACGTCCTGCTCTACTCCGGCCCCGCCGACCCCGCCGCCCGCGCCCTGATGGCCATCCGCGCCTCCACCGACGGCGGCGTCACCTGGCGCTCGGCGCACACGGCGGACGGGCTGCCCGCCGCGTACTCGGACCTCGTACGGATCGACGCCGACACGGTCGGACTCCTGTACGAGACCGGCGACTTCGGCCCGTACGAGACCCTCACCTTCCGGCGGGTGCCCGTGACGGAGCTCACCTGA
- a CDS encoding site-2 protease family protein has translation MTTALSRRSERRISPVFLGILAVMAVTGWATWSGFAEQPGLAVFLFVTAAWIVSLCLHEYAHARTALHSGDISIGAKGYLTLNPLKYTHALLSIVLPVIFVIMGGIGLPGGAVFIERGRIRGRWRHSLISAAGPLTNVLFAVVCTAPFWLDALDGVPRDFRFALAFLALLQVTAAILNFLPVPGLDGYGVVEPWLSHGIRRQVEPFAPFGLLFVFALLWVPEVNGVFFDMIDAVLRGLGISDLDTYCGYDMFRFWRDANEVCSISP, from the coding sequence ATGACGACCGCCCTCAGCCGCCGCAGCGAGCGGCGGATCAGCCCCGTCTTCCTCGGGATTCTGGCCGTCATGGCGGTGACGGGCTGGGCCACCTGGAGCGGGTTCGCCGAGCAGCCCGGGCTGGCGGTGTTCCTGTTCGTGACGGCCGCGTGGATCGTGTCGCTGTGTCTGCACGAGTACGCACACGCGCGTACCGCCCTGCACAGCGGTGACATCTCGATCGGCGCGAAGGGCTATCTCACCCTCAATCCGCTGAAGTACACGCACGCGCTGCTCAGCATCGTGCTCCCGGTGATCTTCGTGATCATGGGCGGCATCGGTCTTCCCGGCGGTGCCGTCTTCATCGAGCGCGGGCGGATCCGGGGGCGCTGGCGGCACAGTCTGATCTCGGCGGCGGGCCCGCTGACGAACGTCCTCTTCGCCGTCGTGTGCACCGCGCCGTTCTGGCTGGACGCGCTGGACGGTGTCCCCCGGGACTTCCGGTTCGCGCTCGCCTTCCTCGCGCTGCTCCAGGTCACGGCCGCGATCCTGAACTTCCTGCCGGTCCCGGGCCTGGACGGCTACGGCGTGGTCGAGCCCTGGCTGTCGCACGGCATCAGGCGCCAGGTGGAGCCGTTCGCCCCGTTCGGCCTGCTGTTCGTGTTCGCGCTGCTGTGGGTGCCGGAGGTCAACGGTGTGTTCTTCGACATGATCGACGCCGTGCTGCGGGGGCTGGGCATCAGCGACTTGGACACGTACTGCGGCTACGACATGTTCCGCTTCTGGCGGGACGCCAACGAGGTCTGCTCGATCAGCCCGTGA
- the npdG gene encoding NADPH-dependent F420 reductase — translation MTSTDSAQQPTDAPAKAPAKDPWDLPDVSGLVVGVLGGTGPQGKGLAYRLARAGQKVIIGSRAAERAQAAADELGHGIEGHDNAETARRSDLVIVAVPWEGHGKTLESLREELAGKLVVDCVNPLGFDKKGAYALKPQEGSAAEQAAALLPDSRVTAAFHHLSAVLLQDPEIAEIDTDVMVLGEVRADVEIVQALAGRIPGMRGVFAGRLRNAHQVESLVANLISVNRRYKAHAGLRVTDV, via the coding sequence ATGACCTCTACCGACAGTGCACAGCAGCCCACCGACGCCCCCGCGAAGGCCCCGGCCAAGGACCCCTGGGATCTCCCGGACGTCTCGGGGCTCGTCGTCGGCGTGCTCGGCGGGACCGGACCGCAGGGCAAAGGCCTCGCCTACCGGCTCGCCCGGGCCGGCCAGAAGGTGATCATCGGCTCGCGGGCCGCCGAGCGCGCGCAGGCCGCCGCCGACGAGCTCGGGCACGGTATCGAGGGCCACGACAACGCCGAGACCGCCCGCCGCAGCGACCTCGTGATCGTCGCCGTGCCGTGGGAGGGCCACGGCAAGACCCTCGAATCCCTGCGCGAGGAGCTGGCCGGCAAGCTGGTCGTCGACTGCGTCAACCCGCTCGGCTTCGACAAGAAGGGCGCCTACGCGCTCAAGCCGCAGGAGGGCAGCGCCGCCGAGCAGGCCGCCGCCCTGCTGCCGGACTCCCGGGTGACGGCGGCCTTCCACCATCTGTCGGCGGTGCTGCTGCAGGACCCGGAGATCGCGGAGATCGACACCGATGTGATGGTGCTCGGCGAGGTGCGGGCGGACGTGGAGATCGTCCAGGCGCTGGCCGGCCGTATCCCCGGCATGCGCGGCGTCTTCGCGGGGCGGCTGCGCAACGCCCACCAGGTGGAGTCGCTGGTCGCGAACCTGATCTCGGTGAACCGCCGCTACAAGGCACACGCGGGGCTCCGCGTCACGGACGTATGA
- a CDS encoding MFS transporter, which translates to MTDDSPTPSRLRAVLPDLTPWRASADFRKLWLAGLVSSFGSFLTFVALPVQIKELTGSAAAVGAIGAVELVPLVVFGLYGGALADALDKRKLIVWTEAGQGLLSAVLLLNALLPVPAIWPLYVVAALSSALVSVQRPALDALLPRIVAHDHLPAAAALNALRWQVGGVAGPALAGVVVAYAGLGWAYGADLVTFVVSVLFVIGLAPSPASHEAAKPSLKAIAEGARYAWSRKELLGTYVIDIAAMLFALPLAVLPFLADELNAPWSLGLMYASVPAGAMLVSLTSGWTSRVYRHGRVVVLAAALWGVAVAAAGVSGNVWLVLLFLTLGGAADMVSGIFRGVMWNQTIPDELRGRLAGIELLSYSVGPQLGQTYMGGIAAWRGVRTAVWSGGLLCVGAVGLLALCLPKLMTYDARTNEHAVRLREQRATSATTPAPAPAEG; encoded by the coding sequence GTGACCGACGACTCCCCCACCCCCTCCCGGCTCCGGGCCGTACTGCCCGACCTCACCCCCTGGCGGGCCTCCGCCGACTTCCGGAAGTTGTGGCTGGCGGGGCTGGTCTCGTCCTTCGGGAGTTTTCTGACGTTCGTCGCGCTGCCCGTGCAGATCAAGGAGCTGACCGGGTCCGCCGCGGCGGTCGGGGCGATCGGGGCCGTGGAGCTGGTGCCGCTGGTGGTGTTCGGGCTGTACGGGGGCGCGCTCGCCGACGCGCTCGACAAGCGGAAGCTGATCGTGTGGACGGAGGCCGGGCAGGGCCTGCTGAGCGCCGTCCTGCTGCTCAACGCCCTGCTTCCGGTTCCGGCGATCTGGCCGCTGTACGTCGTCGCCGCCCTGTCCTCCGCGCTGGTCTCGGTCCAGCGTCCCGCCCTGGACGCCCTGTTGCCCCGGATCGTCGCCCACGACCACCTCCCGGCGGCCGCCGCCCTCAACGCCCTGCGCTGGCAGGTCGGCGGGGTCGCGGGCCCCGCCCTGGCCGGTGTGGTGGTGGCGTACGCGGGGCTCGGCTGGGCGTACGGCGCGGATCTCGTGACCTTCGTCGTCTCCGTCCTGTTCGTGATCGGGCTCGCCCCCTCCCCCGCCTCGCACGAGGCCGCGAAGCCGTCGTTGAAGGCCATCGCCGAGGGCGCGCGCTACGCCTGGAGCCGCAAGGAGCTCCTCGGCACGTACGTCATCGACATCGCGGCGATGCTCTTCGCGCTGCCGCTGGCCGTACTGCCCTTCCTCGCGGACGAGTTGAACGCCCCCTGGTCGCTCGGTCTGATGTACGCGTCCGTCCCGGCCGGGGCGATGCTGGTGAGCCTGACCAGCGGCTGGACCTCACGGGTGTACCGGCACGGGCGGGTCGTCGTGCTGGCGGCCGCGCTGTGGGGCGTGGCGGTCGCGGCCGCCGGTGTCTCCGGGAACGTCTGGCTGGTGCTGCTGTTCCTGACCCTGGGCGGCGCCGCCGACATGGTCAGCGGCATCTTCCGCGGCGTGATGTGGAACCAGACGATCCCGGACGAGCTGCGCGGCCGGCTCGCCGGGATCGAGCTGCTGTCGTACTCGGTGGGCCCACAGCTCGGCCAGACCTACATGGGCGGCATCGCGGCCTGGCGCGGGGTGCGCACCGCCGTCTGGTCGGGCGGGCTGCTGTGCGTGGGCGCGGTGGGGCTGCTGGCGCTGTGCCTGCCGAAGCTGATGACGTACGACGCCCGCACCAACGAGCACGCGGTACGACTGCGCGAGCAGCGCGCGACATCGGCAACCACACCGGCTCCGGCCCCGGCGGAGGGCTGA